TCTGCCACAGCTTCTGGCGAAATAGAACATAAGGAATGTTGCAGAGGGCGTAAGTAGCTGTGCAAGACGATTCATCAATAGTTAATAGTATTTGACGCTTACTTATGAAAATGATAATCTTTAATTGAAATAAATTGGTTTAGTTGACAAACAAACTAAAGTTTTATGATTTGTGAAAGCGGTTAAAGCTTACTTCCATACAAGAAAATAAGGGATTTGGGCATCACTAACACTTGAACAAATCGGTGGCATAGTAATCATTAGAAAATGAATAAAAGTGAGGCGATTCAAGATGAACAAAACTTTGGAAGAAAAAAATCGTCACTTAGGAGAAATCCTGTCAGGCATGGAACGTGTCCTTGTAGCATTTTCAGGCGGTGTGGATAGCACGCTTGTCCTAAAGCGCGCACAAGAAGAACTTGGCGACCAAGTGTTAGCAGTTGTCGTTGCATCTGAATTATTCCGTAAAGAAGAATTTGAAGGTGCGGTACAATTAGCTGAAAAAATGGGTGTGAACGTTTATAAGACGGAAATTAAAGAACTTGAGAATCCGCATATTGTGGCAAACAATCCAGACAGCTGGTACCACAGTAAAAAAATGTTGTATAGCCACTTGAATGACATTGCGGAAGAATTAGGTTATTCGTATGTTTTGGACGGCATGATTATGGATGACTTGGATGATTTCCGTCCAGGCTTGAAAGCAAGAACTGAGGCGGGTGCACGAAGCGTTTTACAGGAAGCTAACATTTATAAACATGAAGTGAGAGAACTTGCGAATCAGCTTGAGCTGCCAGTCTGGGATAAGCCGGCATCATGTAGTTTAGCGTCAAGAATTCCATATGGCGTTCAACTTGATAAGAAAAAAATCGAGCAAGTAAATGAGGCTGAAATATTTTTAGATAAATTAGGCTTCCCTCAAACGAGAGTCCGTCATCATGGAAATGTAGCACGAATCGAAGTAACACCTGAACAAATTCCGTCTATGGTTGAAAAGCGTGAACAAATTCAAATGAAACTGACTTCACTTGGATTTGCATATGTTTCGATTGATTTACTTGGATATCGTACAGGAAGCATGAACGAGGAATTGCCAGCAACGATTTTAGAAAAAGCATCAAATAGTTAGTTTGTTATTGGGTCCCATTCTGAATCGAATAAATCGAGAATGGGACCTTTATCTGGTTAATTAGTTTGCTGGATAAACGAATTGTTTTTTGTGAGTATTGGCAATCAAATACCGTATAATAAGAAGAATAAAACATGCAGCAGGCCGAGACAGATGCAATGATTAAGGAGGAAATTCACATGAGCATTCTCAACGAACTACTAAAAGATATACCAGTACCTAAAATGTTGAAAGTACGTCAATCATTTGATGATACAAAATTAGACGATGTAGATGGCGCGTTGAATGAAGCATTACAAAAAGAAGAAATTCGCAGGACCGTAAAACCAGGCATGGAGATTGCAGTAGCTGTTGGTAGCCGCGGCGTGGACCAAATCGTCGAGGTGACCAGAAGAACAATTACATATTTAAAAGAACTTGGGGCAAAGCCTTTTATCGTTCCAAGTATGGGAAGTCACGGCGGTGCAACTGCGGAAGGACAAACGGCAGTTCTTGCACATTTAGGTGTAACGGAAGAGTCGGTTGGTGCTGAGATTCGTTCATCTATGGAAGTTGTGGAGATCGGAAAATTAGAGAACGGACTGCCAGTTTACGTGGATAAACTCGCTTCACAGGCAGATGGTATCGTTGTAATTAACCGCGTGAAACCACACACAGCATTTAGAGGAACTGTTGAAAGCGGTATTATGAAAATGATTGCTATCGGTTTAGGGAAACAAAGAGGGGCAGAAACATGCCACCAGCTCGGTTTCGAACATATGGGCAAACATATTATTTTAATGGCTTCGATGATCCTGGAAAAAATGCCTGTATTATTTGGCGTTGCGACAGTTGAAAATGCTTTTGATAAAGTTGCGCATGTTGAGGTTTTATTACCAGATGAAATCGAAACGCGTGAAACAGAGCTTCAAAAAATGGCGAAACAATTATTACCTAAAATTAATTTCGAGAAAATTGATGTACTTGTGATTGATGAAATTGGTAAAAATATTAGCGGCGACGGAATGGATCCGAATATTACTGGACGCTATCCAACGCCTTACGCGCACGGTGGACCGGAAGTTAATAAAATGGTAGTGCTTGATTTGACACCAGAAACAGAAGGAAATGCGAACGGTGTTGGAACAGCTGACTTTACGACAAGACGCCTTGTTGATAAAACAGATTGGGATGCAACGTATGCAAACGGCCTTACTTCAACGGTTGTAGCTCCTACGAAAGCAGCGACGACATTGGCAAACGATAAACTTGCAATTAAGGCTGCGATTAAAACATGTAATATTTTAGACTTTACACAAGTTAGAATGGTACGTATCAAAAATACGTTAGAAATTGGTGAAATTGAAGTTTCGGAAGCGTATCTCGAAGACGTGAAGGCCCATCAATATATGGAACAAATCACGGATTTATATGAACTGTCATTTGATGATGAAGGAAATTTAGCGTAAACATTTTAGGAGGATTTTCACATGAGCAATTTATTCGATTTGACCGGAAAAACAGCTGTCGCGATTGGCGGAAATAGTGTATTAGGTTCAGCAATGGTTAAAGGGTTAGCAGACCAAGGTGCACAAGTAGCTGTCGTTGGCCGGAATTTAGAAACAGCAGAAGAAGTTGTACAAGATATTATCGCAAAAGGCGGTAAAGCGAAAGCGTTCCAAGCTGACGTGATTTCAAAAGAATCTCTAAAGAACGTTGCAAAAGAAATTGAAGCTTGGTCAGGCGGCTGGGATATTTTATTAAACGCACCTGGAACAAATAGTCCGACACCATTTTTTGAAATAGAAGAAGACGAGTGGGACCATATTTTAGACGTGAACTTAAAAGGCATTATGTTGACAACGCAAGTGTTCGCTGAAAGAATGATTGAACAAGAAAGAAAAGGTAGCATTATTAATATTTCATCCGTATCATCAACAACGCCATTATCAAGAGTCTTTACATACTCCGTATCTAAAGCTGGCGTAAACAATATGACACAGTTTTTAGCGCGTGAATTTGCACCGCACGGCATCCGTGTAAACGCAATTATTCCAGGATTCTTCCCGGCGGAACAAAACCGTAAAATTTTAAGTGAAGAACGTATTGCATCAATCATGGGCCATACGCCAATGGATCGTTTTGGAAAACCAGAGGAGCTTGCAGGTACAGCTGTTTGGCTTGCTTCAGACGAAGCATCTGGCTTCGTTACAGGAACGCTAATCCGTGTAGACGGTGGTTTCGGTGCGATGACAATTTAAATGAATTGGACGCAGGAACGTTAATCAAAAGCTTTGGAGAACATTCCAAAGCTTTTTCTTTTCAATACAATGAGAGTAAGGTGAAAAGTAATGTCGAAAGAACTTGTACTTGCACTGGATATCGGTACGACGAGTGCGAAAGCAGTTATATTTGAACAAAATGGTAAACTTGTTGCAGAAGCTGAAAGAATGATAACTTCTCATTATCCGCAACCGGATTGGGTAGAACAGGATCCGGTGGAAATAGAAGCTGCCTCTAGGGGCGCTATTAAGGATGTCTTGGAAAAAGGGAATGTGGATGCAAAT
This window of the Sporosarcina pasteurii genome carries:
- the larE gene encoding ATP-dependent sacrificial sulfur transferase LarE, which translates into the protein MNKTLEEKNRHLGEILSGMERVLVAFSGGVDSTLVLKRAQEELGDQVLAVVVASELFRKEEFEGAVQLAEKMGVNVYKTEIKELENPHIVANNPDSWYHSKKMLYSHLNDIAEELGYSYVLDGMIMDDLDDFRPGLKARTEAGARSVLQEANIYKHEVRELANQLELPVWDKPASCSLASRIPYGVQLDKKKIEQVNEAEIFLDKLGFPQTRVRHHGNVARIEVTPEQIPSMVEKREQIQMKLTSLGFAYVSIDLLGYRTGSMNEELPATILEKASNS
- a CDS encoding SDR family oxidoreductase; protein product: MSNLFDLTGKTAVAIGGNSVLGSAMVKGLADQGAQVAVVGRNLETAEEVVQDIIAKGGKAKAFQADVISKESLKNVAKEIEAWSGGWDILLNAPGTNSPTPFFEIEEDEWDHILDVNLKGIMLTTQVFAERMIEQERKGSIINISSVSSTTPLSRVFTYSVSKAGVNNMTQFLAREFAPHGIRVNAIIPGFFPAEQNRKILSEERIASIMGHTPMDRFGKPEELAGTAVWLASDEASGFVTGTLIRVDGGFGAMTI
- a CDS encoding lactate racemase domain-containing protein; its protein translation is MSILNELLKDIPVPKMLKVRQSFDDTKLDDVDGALNEALQKEEIRRTVKPGMEIAVAVGSRGVDQIVEVTRRTITYLKELGAKPFIVPSMGSHGGATAEGQTAVLAHLGVTEESVGAEIRSSMEVVEIGKLENGLPVYVDKLASQADGIVVINRVKPHTAFRGTVESGIMKMIAIGLGKQRGAETCHQLGFEHMGKHIILMASMILEKMPVLFGVATVENAFDKVAHVEVLLPDEIETRETELQKMAKQLLPKINFEKIDVLVIDEIGKNISGDGMDPNITGRYPTPYAHGGPEVNKMVVLDLTPETEGNANGVGTADFTTRRLVDKTDWDATYANGLTSTVVAPTKAATTLANDKLAIKAAIKTCNILDFTQVRMVRIKNTLEIGEIEVSEAYLEDVKAHQYMEQITDLYELSFDDEGNLA